The following proteins are co-located in the Desulfoscipio sp. XC116 genome:
- a CDS encoding NAD(P)-binding protein, whose product MTTKPDKAGAVLVVGSGIAGIQASLDLAESGYYVHLVEKEPAIGGVMPMLDKTFPTNDCSMCILSPKLVECGRHLNVETHTYAEVADIQGEPGNFKVKIKQRPRYVELDKCTGCGECANACPVEVKSEFNQGLESRKAIYKHYAQAFPNAYVIDKVGTPPCRAACPAGVNAQGYVQLIKLGKFTEAWELIYRDNPFPAACGRVCTHPCQSKCHRATIDEPINIMQLKRVASDYAYNSLDNLPLPQVEEQKEQKIAVIGAGPAGMSCAYQLAKKGYGVTVYEALPVGGGMMRVGIPEYRLPKKWLDIEFGLFEKLGIKIVYNTRLGKDITVQGLMDDGFSAVFVAIGAHKGTLLGIPGEDLGGVIHGVEFLRQNALGEKVKIGKRVAVIGGGNTAMDCARTAVRLGAESVSIVYRRTEAEITALPEEIAEAKEEGIIFTMLTSPKTFIGEDGKLTQVECLQNELGEPDSSGRRRPVAVSGSEYTMDIDTVILAVGQRPDAQAVENTGIGKGRGNTLAADPETLATDMPGVFAGGDAVTGPKTVVEAIAAGKVASDSIVLYLGGNDLKADRQFKVPEEDIVPFRFENESIPTKKPDHISHAEITDRVSSFVEVSNGYTLEQAKKEAERCLNCGVCSECLQCEKACLAHAINHNMQAEEFEIEVGAVLLCPGFEKFDSSELHYYGYGKLPNVVSSLEFERILSASGPFGGHLMRPSDHKEPKKIAWIQCAGSRNCKIGKGYCSSVCCMYAIKEAVIAKEHAPYPLEAAIFYMDMRTYGKDFEKYYERAQNEQGVRFIRSRVYELVDANDGTGNVKIRYTFEDGTIQEEDFDLVVLSIGMNPPQDMVKLAGEVGISLNKYNFAEPLNLTGVGTSKPGVFVAGAFSGPRDIPETVMQASAAASDCGSLLADVRGTLVKTKEYPPQKDVSGEPVRTGVFICHCGINIGGIVNVPEVVEYAKTLPGVAFADDNMYTCSQDTAMLIKQAIHEHNLNRVVVASCSPRTHEPLFQETLKEAGLNPNLFEMANIRDQCSWVHMREPEKATAKAKDLVKMAIYKAALLEPVQAVTLDMNHDVLIIGGGIAGMTAALSMAKQGYKVSLVEKSDKLGGIANRIKYGMNGDDVQAFVADLSSQINANDLISVYTGTEVADIQGFVGNYATKLSTGDEIKHGVAIIATGAQEYKPNEYLYGQNDKVKTLLELEEDLAGGKLAGSNNFVLIQCVGSRDSERPYCSRICCTKSIKQALKIKELNPTANVFILYRDIRTYGFQEDMYTEARRKGVIFVRYSINDKPVVEANGDKLKVTVMDHVLRVPLTIDADVVGLAAAIVPNDNTQLSKFFKVPLNQEGFFLEAHMKLRPVDFSTDGVFMCGLAHGPKNIDENIAQAKAAVGRACTILAKSTITVEGKCAFVNTKKCAGCGECEAVCPAKAVQVDPVEKVAVVNEALCKGCGACSSSCRCGAINVKGCTNQQFVAMLNAL is encoded by the coding sequence ATGACTACCAAACCCGATAAAGCCGGAGCAGTATTAGTGGTTGGTTCGGGCATAGCCGGTATTCAAGCCTCGCTTGACCTGGCTGAATCAGGTTATTACGTGCATTTAGTTGAAAAAGAGCCTGCCATTGGCGGCGTCATGCCAATGCTGGACAAAACCTTCCCTACCAACGACTGTTCCATGTGCATCTTATCGCCCAAACTGGTAGAATGCGGGCGTCACTTAAATGTAGAGACGCACACTTACGCTGAAGTAGCAGATATTCAAGGTGAACCTGGTAATTTTAAGGTTAAGATTAAACAGCGTCCGCGTTACGTTGAATTAGACAAATGTACTGGTTGTGGCGAATGCGCAAATGCATGTCCTGTTGAAGTAAAAAGTGAATTTAACCAGGGATTGGAATCTCGCAAAGCAATCTACAAGCATTACGCACAGGCTTTTCCCAACGCTTACGTAATTGATAAGGTCGGCACCCCGCCTTGCCGCGCTGCATGTCCTGCAGGAGTGAACGCGCAAGGTTATGTGCAGTTGATCAAGCTGGGTAAATTTACTGAAGCCTGGGAATTGATCTATCGGGACAATCCTTTCCCGGCCGCATGCGGTAGGGTCTGTACCCACCCGTGCCAGTCCAAATGCCACCGGGCAACAATTGACGAACCAATCAACATTATGCAGCTTAAGAGAGTTGCCTCGGACTATGCTTACAACAGTTTGGACAATTTACCGCTGCCCCAAGTGGAAGAGCAAAAAGAGCAAAAAATTGCTGTCATCGGCGCCGGTCCGGCAGGTATGTCCTGCGCTTATCAATTGGCCAAAAAAGGTTATGGCGTAACTGTATACGAAGCACTGCCGGTTGGTGGCGGTATGATGCGTGTCGGTATCCCGGAATACAGATTGCCTAAAAAATGGTTGGACATTGAATTTGGACTTTTTGAGAAATTAGGTATTAAAATTGTCTACAATACCCGCTTGGGTAAAGACATCACCGTTCAAGGTCTCATGGATGACGGTTTCTCAGCAGTATTTGTCGCCATTGGAGCTCACAAGGGAACGTTGCTGGGAATTCCCGGTGAGGATCTGGGAGGAGTAATTCACGGCGTTGAATTTTTAAGGCAAAATGCTCTTGGCGAAAAAGTTAAAATTGGCAAGAGAGTTGCTGTAATCGGCGGCGGTAATACAGCCATGGACTGTGCCAGGACAGCTGTACGTTTAGGCGCGGAATCAGTAAGCATTGTATACCGCAGAACCGAAGCCGAGATTACCGCTTTACCGGAAGAAATTGCTGAAGCCAAAGAAGAAGGCATAATATTTACCATGCTTACCAGTCCCAAAACCTTTATTGGTGAGGACGGCAAGTTAACCCAAGTTGAATGCTTGCAAAATGAATTGGGTGAGCCCGACAGCAGCGGCAGAAGAAGACCTGTAGCAGTATCCGGCAGTGAATACACAATGGATATTGATACAGTCATTTTAGCTGTTGGACAACGACCTGACGCACAGGCGGTAGAGAATACCGGCATTGGTAAAGGAAGAGGCAACACACTGGCAGCCGACCCTGAAACATTGGCTACAGATATGCCCGGCGTTTTTGCCGGCGGCGATGCCGTAACCGGTCCCAAAACGGTTGTTGAAGCTATAGCAGCCGGTAAAGTTGCCTCCGATTCAATTGTCTTATATCTGGGAGGAAACGATTTAAAAGCCGACAGGCAGTTTAAAGTCCCAGAGGAAGATATTGTACCATTCAGATTTGAGAATGAAAGTATACCCACTAAAAAGCCGGATCATATCTCGCATGCGGAAATAACCGACAGAGTCAGCTCCTTTGTTGAGGTATCCAACGGCTATACATTGGAACAAGCTAAGAAAGAAGCTGAGCGCTGTCTCAATTGCGGTGTTTGCTCAGAGTGCCTGCAGTGTGAGAAAGCCTGCCTGGCGCATGCCATTAACCACAATATGCAGGCGGAAGAGTTTGAAATTGAAGTCGGCGCAGTACTGCTATGTCCCGGATTTGAAAAGTTTGACTCATCCGAGCTGCATTATTATGGCTATGGAAAACTGCCTAATGTAGTGAGCAGCCTTGAATTTGAACGTATATTAAGCGCATCCGGTCCGTTCGGCGGCCACTTAATGCGTCCTTCCGACCATAAGGAACCGAAAAAGATCGCCTGGATTCAATGCGCCGGCTCGCGCAACTGCAAAATCGGCAAAGGCTACTGCTCATCGGTTTGCTGTATGTACGCCATAAAAGAAGCGGTCATTGCTAAAGAGCATGCTCCATACCCATTGGAAGCCGCCATATTCTATATGGATATGAGAACTTACGGTAAAGATTTTGAAAAATATTACGAACGGGCTCAAAATGAGCAGGGTGTGAGGTTTATACGTTCCAGGGTATACGAATTGGTTGATGCCAACGATGGCACCGGCAACGTCAAGATCCGCTATACCTTCGAAGACGGCACAATTCAAGAAGAGGATTTCGATCTGGTTGTACTGTCCATTGGCATGAATCCACCTCAAGACATGGTTAAACTTGCCGGTGAAGTAGGTATTAGCCTTAACAAATATAACTTTGCCGAACCCTTGAATCTCACAGGTGTTGGCACCAGCAAGCCGGGCGTATTTGTAGCCGGTGCATTCAGCGGCCCGAGAGATATTCCCGAAACTGTAATGCAGGCCAGCGCTGCTGCCAGTGATTGCGGTTCATTATTGGCGGATGTCAGAGGTACGCTGGTAAAAACAAAAGAATACCCGCCGCAGAAAGATGTCAGCGGCGAACCTGTACGTACAGGTGTGTTTATTTGCCACTGCGGTATCAACATTGGTGGTATTGTTAATGTACCCGAAGTTGTTGAATACGCTAAGACATTACCTGGTGTGGCCTTTGCAGATGACAACATGTATACCTGCTCACAGGATACGGCAATGTTAATTAAGCAAGCAATTCATGAGCACAATCTTAACCGTGTGGTCGTTGCCTCATGCAGCCCGAGAACACACGAACCATTGTTCCAGGAAACATTAAAAGAAGCCGGCCTGAACCCCAACCTCTTTGAAATGGCCAATATTCGTGACCAGTGCTCTTGGGTGCACATGCGCGAACCCGAAAAGGCTACCGCCAAGGCTAAAGACCTGGTTAAAATGGCTATTTATAAAGCTGCGTTGTTAGAGCCGGTTCAAGCGGTAACCCTAGATATGAACCACGACGTTCTGATAATCGGTGGCGGTATTGCCGGTATGACCGCGGCATTAAGCATGGCCAAGCAAGGCTATAAGGTCAGCCTGGTGGAAAAATCAGACAAGTTGGGCGGTATTGCCAACAGAATCAAGTACGGCATGAATGGCGATGATGTACAAGCATTTGTGGCCGACCTGTCCAGCCAGATAAACGCCAACGATTTAATTAGTGTATATACGGGTACTGAAGTAGCTGATATTCAAGGTTTTGTAGGAAACTACGCAACAAAATTATCCACCGGTGATGAAATTAAGCATGGTGTGGCCATTATTGCTACCGGTGCTCAAGAGTACAAACCCAATGAATATCTCTATGGTCAAAATGATAAAGTTAAAACCCTGCTGGAACTTGAAGAAGATTTGGCCGGCGGTAAACTTGCAGGCTCGAATAACTTCGTTCTTATACAATGTGTTGGTTCCCGGGATAGCGAACGTCCCTATTGCAGTCGGATTTGCTGCACCAAATCCATCAAACAAGCTTTAAAAATCAAAGAATTAAATCCCACTGCCAATGTTTTCATTCTGTATCGCGATATTAGGACGTATGGCTTCCAAGAAGACATGTACACCGAAGCTCGCCGTAAGGGCGTAATCTTCGTCCGCTATTCAATCAATGATAAGCCTGTGGTTGAAGCTAACGGCGACAAGTTAAAAGTTACTGTTATGGATCATGTGTTGCGCGTACCCTTGACAATTGATGCTGATGTAGTCGGTTTGGCGGCAGCTATTGTGCCCAATGACAATACCCAGCTGTCTAAATTCTTCAAGGTTCCGTTGAATCAGGAAGGTTTCTTCCTGGAAGCACATATGAAGCTGCGTCCGGTGGACTTCAGCACGGATGGTGTTTTCATGTGCGGGCTGGCTCACGGACCCAAAAATATTGATGAAAACATTGCCCAAGCCAAAGCCGCCGTTGGACGGGCCTGTACAATTCTGGCCAAAAGCACTATTACCGTGGAAGGCAAGTGCGCTTTTGTCAATACTAAGAAGTGCGCCGGCTGCGGCGAGTGTGAAGCAGTTTGTCCGGCCAAAGCCGTGCAAGTTGATCCGGTGGAAAAAGTAGCTGTGGTTAATGAAGCCCTGTGTAAAGGGTGCGGCGCCTGTTCGTCTTCTTGCCGTTGCGGAGCAATAAACGTCAAGGGCTGCACCAACCAACAATTCGTAGCCATGTTAAACGCGCTATAG
- a CDS encoding methyltetrahydrofolate cobalamin methyltransferase — protein sequence MILIGERINGMFKDIQEAIQNKNPESVHYWAKRQYEKCATYLDINTGPTVEKEDQPAVMEWLVKIAQEAAPLPCCIDSTNPDAIEAGLKVHQGKAMINSTTADQWKMDIYIPMAAKYNAAIIGLAMNEKGVPKSAADRVALAMEIVVNCDMNGIPMEDLYIDPLMLPCNVAQEHGVEVLETLRQIKTLADPAPRTTMGLSNASQRCTNRHLINRTFLIMSMANGLDSAIADVDDDELLDAVASAKLLLNQDIYCDSYLKTFRQR from the coding sequence ATGATCCTTATTGGTGAACGGATCAATGGCATGTTCAAGGATATCCAGGAAGCTATCCAGAACAAAAATCCTGAGTCTGTCCATTACTGGGCCAAACGCCAGTATGAAAAGTGCGCTACCTATCTTGATATCAACACCGGACCGACTGTGGAAAAAGAAGATCAGCCCGCCGTCATGGAGTGGCTGGTAAAAATCGCCCAGGAAGCTGCTCCCCTGCCGTGCTGCATTGATTCCACCAACCCCGATGCTATTGAAGCAGGCCTAAAAGTACACCAGGGCAAAGCCATGATTAATTCAACGACTGCGGACCAATGGAAAATGGATATTTATATTCCTATGGCCGCTAAATACAACGCAGCTATTATCGGTTTAGCCATGAACGAAAAGGGCGTGCCTAAAAGCGCTGCCGACCGGGTAGCCCTGGCTATGGAGATAGTTGTTAACTGCGACATGAACGGTATACCCATGGAAGATTTGTACATCGACCCGCTAATGCTGCCCTGCAACGTAGCCCAGGAGCACGGCGTGGAAGTGCTGGAAACATTAAGGCAGATTAAGACTTTGGCTGACCCGGCACCCCGCACCACCATGGGACTGAGCAACGCATCCCAGCGCTGCACCAACCGCCATCTGATCAACCGCACCTTCCTCATCATGAGCATGGCCAATGGTCTTGACTCAGCCATTGCCGATGTGGATGACGATGAGTTATTGGATGCCGTTGCATCAGCCAAATTATTACTGAACCAAGATATCTATTGTGATTCTTACCTGAAAACATTTAGACAGCGTTAG
- a CDS encoding acetyl-CoA decarbonylase/synthase complex subunit delta yields MAVTIAKEKWTSKVGEMVLGADSSVKVGGESTLPFLQFEGAIPNKPILALEVWDLEPVDWPEILKAPFDGVLADPVAWAKKNVAYGADAVALRFMSAHPDYKDASPEECAATAKAVAEAVNVPLILVGCGVEEKDAEVLEKVGEALNGKNCLIGCATEKNYKTLTATAMVNGHSVIASSPLDINLAKQLNILMTEMNLPASRIAIDPLVGALGYGIEYAYSIMERSRMGALMGDKMLAMPVICFVGQEAWKAKEAKSPDDESPEWGAQDRRALLWEVLTTTTFAQAGGSVFVLRHPETVKQVKVHIDKMMESNVY; encoded by the coding sequence ATGGCTGTTACTATAGCTAAAGAAAAATGGACTAGCAAAGTGGGCGAAATGGTGCTGGGTGCCGACTCTTCCGTAAAAGTCGGCGGAGAAAGTACACTGCCATTTCTGCAATTTGAAGGGGCTATACCCAATAAACCTATCCTGGCACTTGAAGTATGGGATTTAGAACCGGTAGATTGGCCGGAAATCTTAAAGGCACCTTTTGATGGTGTATTGGCCGACCCCGTGGCCTGGGCTAAAAAGAACGTTGCATACGGTGCAGACGCTGTTGCCCTGCGTTTTATGAGCGCGCATCCTGATTATAAAGATGCTTCTCCGGAAGAGTGCGCCGCCACAGCTAAAGCAGTGGCCGAAGCTGTAAACGTGCCTTTGATTCTTGTCGGCTGCGGTGTAGAAGAAAAAGACGCCGAAGTGCTGGAAAAAGTAGGCGAGGCACTGAATGGCAAAAACTGCCTGATTGGCTGCGCCACTGAGAAAAACTATAAAACCCTTACAGCAACCGCTATGGTCAACGGTCACAGTGTGATAGCTTCCAGCCCGCTGGATATTAACCTGGCCAAGCAGCTTAACATTTTAATGACCGAAATGAATCTCCCGGCCAGCCGGATTGCCATCGACCCGCTGGTAGGAGCGCTGGGATACGGTATTGAATATGCCTACTCCATTATGGAAAGATCCAGAATGGGTGCTCTGATGGGCGACAAAATGTTGGCCATGCCGGTAATCTGCTTCGTTGGTCAGGAAGCCTGGAAAGCCAAGGAAGCCAAGAGTCCGGACGATGAATCGCCGGAATGGGGCGCCCAGGATCGTCGGGCCCTCCTGTGGGAAGTTCTCACCACCACTACATTTGCTCAAGCCGGTGGATCAGTATTTGTACTGCGCCACCCTGAAACAGTAAAGCAAGTCAAAGTTCATATAGATAAAATGATGGAGAGCAATGTTTATTAA
- a CDS encoding AAA family ATPase — MSFNIAVAGKGGTGKTTLCSLIIRQLIKSGKKPVFAVDADANANLNEALGMEIEGSIADIMVRINNNLEPLPAGMTKDQFVAYKVHQSLSEGDDVDLLVMGGPEGAGCYCYANNLLRGFVAELSNNYPYMVMDNEAGMEHLSRRTTQNIDVLFITSDSSARGIRSAGRVKELVDNLKLDIKKMYLVVSRVNISNFDALKSEIEKTGLELIATMPLDEQVMEFDLLSKPLIDLPDDSPVVAVVDDILKKAAIL, encoded by the coding sequence ATGTCATTTAACATAGCAGTGGCCGGGAAAGGTGGTACAGGTAAAACCACATTATGCTCTCTTATTATCCGACAATTAATTAAATCCGGTAAGAAACCGGTATTTGCAGTGGACGCCGATGCCAACGCCAATTTAAACGAGGCGCTGGGCATGGAAATTGAGGGCTCCATTGCCGATATAATGGTACGTATCAATAATAACCTGGAGCCCCTGCCGGCAGGCATGACCAAAGACCAATTCGTAGCCTATAAAGTACATCAATCGCTTTCCGAGGGTGATGATGTGGACTTGCTGGTTATGGGCGGTCCGGAAGGAGCAGGTTGTTATTGTTATGCCAACAATTTGCTGCGCGGATTTGTAGCCGAGCTGAGCAATAATTACCCGTATATGGTAATGGACAATGAGGCCGGTATGGAACATTTAAGCAGGCGTACTACTCAAAATATTGATGTTTTGTTCATTACCAGTGATTCTTCCGCTCGGGGTATTCGATCGGCCGGCAGGGTTAAGGAATTAGTAGATAATTTAAAGCTGGACATTAAAAAAATGTACTTGGTGGTATCACGGGTAAATATAAGTAATTTTGATGCACTCAAATCAGAAATTGAAAAAACCGGCCTGGAGTTAATCGCTACCATGCCTTTGGATGAACAAGTCATGGAATTTGACCTGTTAAGCAAACCTCTGATAGATTTGCCCGATGATTCACCGGTTGTGGCGGTTGTTGACGATATACTGAAAAAAGCCGCCATACTGTAA
- the acsC gene encoding acetyl-CoA decarbonylase/synthase complex subunit gamma: protein MGLTGLEIFKQLPKTNCKDCGQPTCLAFAMQLASGKASLDKCPHVSDAAKEALDSASAPPVALVKIGKGEKEIELGNETVLFRHDKRFEHPTGIAITVNDNDSDIADKVQAINKLVFDRVGQIHKVNLVAVSNASGDAAKFAEAVKTVQDNADFALMLISEDAAAMEKALEVAGANAPLICGANAANFDAMLALAKKYDAPLVVKGADLNELAALVEKAGYKKLILDSGAREVNKVLADQTQIRRQALKKFRPFGYPTITFADNPDPIQAIVDAGVYIAKYAGIVVLNTADPADVLPLITLRLNIYTDPQKPIAVESKLYEVGTPGPDAPVFVTTNFSLTYFCVQGDVEAGRIPAYIMPVDTDGISVLTGWAAGKFTPEKITDMLNSCGIADKVSHKKIIIPGGVAVLSGKLQELSGWEVLVGPRESAGIPSFIKQRWNA from the coding sequence ATGGGTTTAACAGGTTTAGAGATTTTTAAACAACTACCAAAAACAAATTGTAAAGATTGTGGACAGCCGACTTGCTTGGCCTTTGCCATGCAACTGGCCAGTGGCAAAGCCAGCTTGGACAAATGCCCGCACGTTAGTGATGCCGCTAAGGAAGCCCTCGATTCCGCATCGGCACCCCCGGTTGCATTAGTTAAAATAGGCAAAGGTGAAAAAGAAATTGAGCTGGGCAACGAAACCGTGCTCTTCCGTCATGACAAACGTTTTGAGCATCCCACGGGCATTGCCATCACTGTTAATGACAATGACAGCGATATTGCCGATAAAGTTCAGGCTATTAACAAGCTGGTCTTTGACCGCGTGGGTCAAATTCACAAAGTTAACCTGGTAGCTGTAAGTAACGCCTCCGGCGATGCCGCCAAGTTTGCTGAAGCAGTTAAAACGGTTCAGGATAACGCTGATTTCGCATTGATGCTGATCAGTGAAGACGCGGCCGCCATGGAAAAAGCATTGGAAGTTGCCGGTGCCAATGCACCGCTTATTTGCGGCGCCAACGCTGCTAATTTTGATGCTATGCTTGCCCTGGCGAAAAAATATGACGCCCCGCTGGTTGTGAAAGGCGCCGACCTGAACGAGCTGGCTGCGCTTGTGGAAAAAGCCGGCTACAAGAAACTTATCCTTGATTCCGGTGCCCGGGAAGTAAATAAAGTGCTGGCCGACCAAACCCAGATTCGCCGGCAGGCACTGAAAAAGTTCCGCCCCTTTGGTTATCCCACCATTACTTTTGCGGATAACCCGGATCCTATCCAGGCCATTGTTGACGCAGGTGTATACATTGCCAAGTACGCCGGTATCGTGGTTCTTAACACCGCCGATCCCGCCGACGTGCTGCCGCTGATTACTCTGCGTCTGAACATTTACACCGACCCGCAAAAACCGATTGCCGTGGAGTCCAAGCTTTATGAAGTAGGTACACCCGGTCCGGATGCTCCGGTATTTGTAACCACCAACTTCTCATTAACCTACTTCTGTGTACAGGGCGACGTGGAAGCCGGACGTATTCCCGCTTACATCATGCCGGTGGACACCGACGGTATATCTGTATTAACCGGCTGGGCCGCTGGTAAATTTACACCTGAGAAAATTACGGATATGTTAAATTCCTGCGGCATTGCCGATAAAGTCTCCCATAAGAAAATTATCATTCCCGGCGGTGTAGCTGTATTAAGCGGTAAGCTTCAGGAACTCAGCGGCTGGGAAGTGCTGGTTGGCCCGCGGGAATCCGCCGGTATTCCTTCCTTCATTAAGCAACGCTGGAATGCTTAA